A stretch of the Aspergillus puulaauensis MK2 DNA, chromosome 6, nearly complete sequence genome encodes the following:
- a CDS encoding ACL4 family protein (COG:S;~EggNog:ENOG410PI0V;~InterPro:IPR011990,IPR019734,IPR013026;~PFAM:PF13424,PF13432,PF13181;~go_function: GO:0005515 - protein binding [Evidence IEA]), whose translation MAKLVPTPESGNTLEFQSCKSSREVFNYNNYSSGKVPAGNFHLPKNHIQYVIIYCDRHTMGKPRPHKKKASKSREKSVLSAGGSISKRKMNEDPAKLLEQATVLLQTGQLDEALSLAQQALESAPANSPAQLSSLNAVAGIYVEMGEIDLARKHFLQAVELDPTGSIPESEGGGAEKFLWLAQLSELGGKDSVQWFEKGVGSLRNVIQQLEVDAGPAQVLELEEKKGKMATALCGVAEIYMTDLSWEEDAEKRCETLITEALLIQPSSPEVLQTLASIRISQLREDDARAALSRSLALWKDLPPEDPNVPDFPTRISLARLLMEVSMLLEALEALERLILEDDQSVEAWYLGGWCLYLLAEKGEAPKDPEEGESDEAPGAKRHASLVASREWLGQSLTLYQLVQYEDERLKEHALELVEAMNKEIGEDMEDESNAEDGEGDEEEWEGIESDSDHEMADS comes from the exons ATGGCCAAACTTGTTCCCACTCCCGAATCGGGAAATACACTGGAGTTCCAGTCGTGCAAATCTTCAAGAGaagtttttaattataataactattcCTCAGGCAAGGTTCCGGCGGGAaatttccatcttccaaaAAATCACATACAGTACGTTATAATATATTGCGACAGACATACCATGGGAAAGCCCAGACCTCACAAGAAGAAAGCTTCCAAGTCCCGCGAAAAGTCCGTTCTGAGCGCTGGCGGCTCGATATCGAAACGAAAAATGAACGAAGACCCCGCTAAGCTTCTCGAGCAAGCAACAGTACTTCTTCAGACCGGGCAGCTCGATGAGGCGCTTTCGCTAGCTCAGCAAGCACTCGAGAGTGCGCCCGCCAACTCTCCGGCACAGCTCTCGAGTCTGAATGCGGTTGCGGGCATTTACGTTGAAATGGGCGAGATTGACCTCGCAAGGAAACATTTTCTACAAGCGGTCGAGCTGGATCCGACCGGTTCTATTCCCGAGTCCGAGGGGGGCGGCGCTGAAAAATTCTTATGGCTCGCTCAATTGAGTGAGCTCGGTGGAAAAGATAGCGTTCAATGGTTTGAGAAGGGTGTTGGGTCTCTGAGGAATGTTATTCAACAATTGGAGGTAGATGCTGGCCCTGCACAGGTATtagagctggaggagaagaaagggaagatGGCAACCGCACTCTGTGGCGTTGCGGAGATCTATATGACGGATCTTTC gtgggaagaagatgcgGAAAAGCGTTGTGAAACTTTGATCACAGAAGCCCTACTGATCCAGCCCAGCTCCCCCGAAGTACTACAGACGCTGGCGTCTATCCGAATTTCACAATtacgagaagatgatgcgcGAGCAGCACTCTCGCGGAGTCTAGCGTTATGGAAGGATTTGCCGCCAGAGGATCCAAATGTTCCGGACTTCCCGACCAGGATCAGTCTTGCCCGTCTCCTGATGGAAGTTTCGATGTTGCTGGAGGCACTTGAAGCTCTGGAGCGTCTGATCCTTGAAGATGACCAAAGTGTGGAGGCCTGGTATCTAGGCGGATGGTGTCTCTATCTCTTAGCCGAGAAGGGTGAAGCCCCGAAAGATCCTGAGGAAGGAGAGTCAGACGAGGCACCGGGGGCGAAGAGGCACGCATCGCTCGTTGCCAGTAGAGAATGGCTCGGGCAGAGTCTGACGCTCTATCAACTTGTTCAATATGAGGATGAGCGGCTGAAAGAGCACGCTCTGGAGCTA
- a CDS encoding RWD domain-containing protein (BUSCO:EOG09265K60;~COG:S;~EggNog:ENOG410PPZ9;~InterPro:IPR016135,IPR040213,IPR006575;~PFAM:PF05773;~go_function: GO:0005515 - protein binding [Evidence IEA]) → MGREDQTEEREVLESIFPDEITDLSDTSFRISITLDPPENDEQEAEPPILLLQVSYPEEYPEVAPEIELMAPPNAPKHPRLDISEDRERLLEALQPTIEENMGMAMVFTLVSALKESAELLMAERVNAVHAVKEMEAAKAEEEENKKFQGTTVNRETFLEWLDKFKEEVEEEERKKREEKEAEEKKANKKAPAKEEKKLTGKQLWERGLAGKADFDEEDEDGMPTAVEKMKIAA, encoded by the exons ATGGGCCGCGAAGACCAGACTGAAGAGCGCGAGGTGCTCGAATCTATATTTCCTGACGAAATCACAG ACCTATCGGACACCTCTTTTCGGATATCAATTACACTCGACCCGCCAGAAAATGATGAGCAGGAAGCCGAACCTCCCATTTTACTTTTACAAGTCTCCTACCCGGAAGAATACCCCGAAGTTGCACCTGAAATAGAATTGATGGCGCCCCCGAACGCCCCCAAACACCCCCGGCTAGATATCAGCGAAGATCGCGAGAGGCTTCTTGAAGCTCTACAACCAACTATTGAGGAAAATATGGgcatggcgatggtgtttACTCTTGTCAGTGCATTGAAGGAAAGCGCCGAGCTTCTTATGGCCGAGCGCGTTAATGCTGTTCATGCggtgaaggagatggaggctgctaaggccgaggaagaggagaataAGAAGTTCCAAGGTACCACTGTCAATCGGGAAACATTCCTTGAGTGGCTTGATAAATTTaaggaggaggtggaggaggaggagaggaagaagcgagaagagaaggaggcggaggaaaagaaagctaATAAGAAGGCACCGgcgaaagaagagaagaagcttACGGGGAAGCAACTGTGGGAACGTGGTTTGGCTGGAAAGGCAGACttcgatgaagaggatgaggatggcatgCCGACTGCCGTGGAAAAGATGAAAATAGCAGCATAG